DNA sequence from the Gracilinanus agilis isolate LMUSP501 unplaced genomic scaffold, AgileGrace unplaced_scaffold3225, whole genome shotgun sequence genome:
CACCTGGGTCGCTGGCCTCGGATCCTTGAAGCTGGGAGCTCCCTGCCCTGGGGATCCACACACCAGCACTCTCCAGCAAAGCATTGAACTTGGTCATAATTCCCCTCATCAGTGCATGTGGGAACAAACAGCTCTCTGGATGGCTGTTCACAGGCCCGGGATTCGAGGGCCATTTTTATGACATCTCCTAGACTTCTGGCTATATTCTCTGGGACAGAAATCACACTCTTCAAGAAGAGAAGAAACTCTGGCAGCTCCATAACAGAGGAGAGAAATTTTAACTTGTTTTGGCTATCCTGTAAATTAACCTTCTGGCCAAAACTGCCCACAATTGGTTGATTCAGAGTCAACCTTTCCTTTGAATTTGCAAGAACCTCATCAGGGCCAACTGATAGCTGTTGGGTCAGTTCAATTAAATCTCCTCTGTTCTTGATTCCTTGTAGACCAATTTGTTGAAAAAATTGGGTAAAGTTAAATGTACTCCTGGCACCAATGGCCCCAGATAAGTTAAACCGGCTTATATTCTCTAAGAATTTCCCTCCAAAAAGGTTTTGCTGGAGTCGCTTTGGGTCCATGGTGAACTGGAGAGCAAGCAGAGCTAGGTCCCTGGAGGGGAATAGCACCCTAAAAGCTTCACTGAGGAAAGTTTCTAAGGTGAAGAATTGAGTAGTACTTCCCCTTTCAGTAAGAGGG
Encoded proteins:
- the LOC123254778 gene encoding thyroglobulin-like translates to AKRSCVSERQQALSKLFFGPGGHFSQHSLFFAPEERQEPQKVARFAKSCPPSFKELFVDSGLLLPLTERGSTTQFFTLETFLSEAFRVLFPSRDLALLALQFTMDPKRLQQNLFGGKFLENISRFNLSGAIGARSTFNFTQFFQQIGLQGIKNRGDLIELTQQLSVGPDEVLANSKERLTLNQPIVGSFGQKVNLQDSQNKLKFLSSVMELPEFLLFLKSVISVPENIARSLGDVIKMALESRACEQPSRELFVPTCTDEGNYDQVQCFAGECWCVDPQGRELPASRIRGQRPRCPSECEKQREQAQVFMRSLPAGSSLSVPSCSSDGSFLPVQCSDSGCYCVDSEGRAIPGTEKMNGEPKQCKSPVLITIAFSRHHQL